In Luteimonas viscosa, the following proteins share a genomic window:
- a CDS encoding rhomboid family intramembrane serine protease translates to MFVSVPTRSGASLRWATPLLAALLWAAFLWALSRPDALQRTLLLEWGALAGGAPGDGPWDTWTDPQQWLRLFSALFLHADWAHLLGNLVFLLIFGLPAERVMGPWRFLALFFLGGALANLFAVLVIGAPDRLIIGASGAVSALIGAYLALFPRARLGVVVPLGLFLEFVRAPASLLIGVWAALQIVFAYIGPAFGAVAWAAHAAGFLFGIVFAIASRGAIARRLRRLKGY, encoded by the coding sequence ATGTTCGTGTCGGTCCCCACCCGCTCCGGGGCGTCGCTGCGCTGGGCGACGCCGCTGCTGGCCGCGCTGTTGTGGGCGGCGTTCCTGTGGGCGTTGTCGCGTCCCGATGCGCTGCAGCGCACGTTGCTGCTGGAATGGGGCGCGCTGGCCGGCGGCGCGCCCGGCGACGGCCCCTGGGACACCTGGACCGACCCGCAGCAGTGGCTGCGCCTGTTCAGCGCCCTGTTCCTGCACGCCGACTGGGCGCACCTGCTCGGCAACCTGGTGTTCCTGCTGATCTTCGGCCTGCCTGCCGAGCGGGTGATGGGGCCGTGGCGGTTCCTGGCGCTGTTCTTCCTCGGCGGCGCGCTGGCCAACCTGTTCGCGGTGCTGGTGATCGGCGCGCCCGACCGGCTGATCATCGGCGCCAGCGGCGCGGTCTCGGCGCTGATCGGCGCCTACCTGGCGCTGTTCCCGCGGGCGCGGCTGGGGGTGGTGGTGCCGCTGGGGCTGTTCCTTGAGTTCGTGCGGGCGCCGGCCTCGCTGCTGATCGGGGTCTGGGCGGCACTGCAGATCGTGTTCGCCTACATCGGCCCGGCCTTCGGCGCGGTGGCCTGGGCCGCGCATGCGGCCGGCTTCCTGTTCGGGATCGTGTTCGCGATCGCCTCGCGTGGCGCGATCGCGCGGCGACTGCGCCGGCTGAAGGGGTATTGA
- a CDS encoding DUF1820 family protein yields the protein MSKPLYKVTFLNHGKVYELYARRVDSGRLWGFVEVAELVFDVHDGLVVDPTEERLRDEFGNTRALHLPMQAILRVEEVEKKGQSAIRDAESGEKVVTPFPLPAKPR from the coding sequence ATGTCCAAGCCGCTCTACAAGGTCACCTTCCTGAACCACGGCAAGGTCTACGAGCTGTACGCGCGGCGCGTGGACAGCGGCCGGCTGTGGGGCTTCGTCGAGGTCGCCGAGCTGGTGTTCGACGTGCACGACGGGCTCGTGGTCGACCCCACCGAGGAACGGCTGCGCGACGAGTTCGGCAACACCCGTGCGCTGCACCTGCCGATGCAGGCGATCCTGCGGGTGGAGGAAGTGGAGAAGAAGGGCCAGTCGGCGATCCGCGACGCCGAATCGGGCGAGAAGGTGGTCACGCCCTTCCCGCTGCCGGCCAAGCCGCGCTGA
- a CDS encoding OmpP1/FadL family transporter: MRTIPHVTVLALGIAGAMAFASHAHAAGFQLKENSVKSMGSAFAGTAAKTGDSSVVANNPAVMTQFEGNTFQIDVTAIDLSYEFEGTATDAFGRPMTGGNGGDAGDITPVPAMSYIRKFDNGVAFGAMVSAPFGLKTEYEDGWVGRYFAHTSDVQIVDLTLSGAIDITDRFSVGLGAIVSRADVTLSRSVDFGTLLYSNPATRPLPFAQPQAADGFVEVGGDDNGLGWLVGAHFRPTDNVAIGVSYRSEIDYELRGTADWTVPGNVAAVFGASPFTAPLFQDGNVSANLTTPSILSVGATWQLNERFALSASWAETGWESLREVRIDFDNPDPDAVEPFEWDDTSFVSIGAEYKLNDSWTLRGGIADDQTPTSLVHRTPRLPDDDRRWYSVGATWMVSDALDVNFGFTHIKPDDPKVAITSSGSRIAGPYDGSANLYGVSAQYRF; this comes from the coding sequence ATGCGCACGATTCCCCACGTCACGGTCCTGGCGCTCGGCATTGCCGGCGCGATGGCCTTCGCCTCCCACGCCCACGCCGCCGGCTTCCAGCTCAAGGAAAACAGCGTCAAGTCGATGGGCAGTGCCTTCGCCGGCACCGCCGCCAAGACCGGCGATTCCTCGGTCGTCGCCAACAACCCGGCGGTGATGACCCAGTTCGAAGGCAACACCTTCCAGATCGACGTCACCGCGATCGACCTCAGCTACGAGTTCGAAGGCACCGCGACCGACGCCTTCGGCCGCCCGATGACCGGCGGCAACGGCGGCGACGCCGGCGACATCACCCCGGTCCCGGCGATGTCCTACATCCGCAAGTTCGACAACGGCGTCGCCTTCGGCGCCATGGTCAGCGCCCCGTTCGGCCTCAAGACCGAATACGAGGACGGCTGGGTGGGCCGCTACTTCGCCCATACCTCCGACGTGCAGATCGTCGACCTGACCCTGTCGGGCGCGATCGACATCACCGACCGCTTCTCGGTGGGCCTGGGCGCGATCGTCTCGCGCGCGGACGTCACCCTGTCGCGCTCGGTCGACTTCGGCACCCTGCTGTACTCCAACCCGGCCACGCGCCCGCTGCCGTTCGCGCAGCCGCAGGCGGCCGACGGCTTCGTGGAAGTGGGCGGCGACGACAACGGCCTCGGCTGGCTGGTGGGCGCGCACTTCCGCCCGACCGACAACGTCGCGATCGGCGTCAGCTACCGCTCCGAGATCGACTACGAACTGCGCGGCACCGCCGACTGGACCGTGCCGGGCAACGTCGCGGCGGTGTTCGGGGCCAGCCCGTTCACCGCCCCGCTGTTCCAGGACGGCAATGTGTCGGCCAACCTGACCACGCCGTCGATCCTCTCGGTCGGCGCCACCTGGCAGCTCAACGAGCGCTTCGCGCTGTCGGCCAGCTGGGCCGAGACCGGCTGGGAATCGCTGCGCGAGGTGCGGATCGATTTCGACAACCCCGATCCGGATGCGGTCGAGCCGTTCGAGTGGGACGACACCAGCTTCGTGTCGATCGGCGCCGAGTACAAGCTCAACGACAGCTGGACGCTGCGCGGCGGCATCGCCGACGACCAGACCCCGACCAGCCTCGTGCACCGTACCCCGCGCCTGCCCGACGACGACCGCCGCTGGTACTCGGTCGGCGCCACCTGGATGGTGAGCGACGCGCTCGACGTCAACTTCGGCTTCACCCACATCAAGCCGGACGACCCGAAGGTCGCCATCACCTCCAGCGGCTCGCGGATCGCCGGTCCCTACGACGGCAGCGCCAACCTCTACGGCGTGTCGGCGCAGTACCGCTTCTGA
- a CDS encoding AEC family transporter produces MAFDAFALMLAMLALGMAFARLRVLPGNAAETLNRVVLYVCLPAAILIHVPRLRFDLSLLGLVLVPWALAAATWGLLRLLSPRLRLRRDEFAVLLLCTMLGNTSFIGYPMVEALLGAQALPYAVVYDQFGTFVMLSTLGLVVLAQYGGEHPPTKRAVALRIARFPPMWALAFGLTLMPEHPPAWIASALERLSGVLLMLVMLAVGLTIQLRLPRDEIAPLATGLLLKLALLPALSLALALGVGLRGGVLQVAVLESAMPPMITAAALAISHGLAPRLAAAMVGYGIVLAMATLPAWTYLLQRLG; encoded by the coding sequence AACGCCGCGGAGACGCTGAACCGGGTGGTGCTGTACGTGTGCCTGCCGGCGGCGATCCTGATCCACGTGCCGCGGCTGCGTTTCGACCTCTCGCTGCTCGGGCTGGTGCTGGTGCCGTGGGCGCTAGCGGCCGCCACGTGGGGACTGCTGCGCCTGCTGTCGCCACGCCTGCGCCTGCGCCGCGACGAGTTCGCGGTGCTGCTGTTGTGCACGATGCTCGGCAACACCAGCTTCATCGGCTACCCGATGGTCGAGGCGCTGCTCGGCGCGCAGGCGTTGCCGTATGCGGTGGTCTACGACCAGTTCGGCACCTTCGTGATGCTGTCGACGCTCGGGCTGGTGGTGCTGGCGCAGTACGGTGGCGAGCATCCGCCCACGAAGCGCGCGGTCGCGCTGCGCATCGCGCGCTTCCCGCCGATGTGGGCGCTGGCGTTCGGGCTGACCCTGATGCCCGAGCATCCGCCGGCGTGGATTGCCTCCGCATTGGAGCGGCTGTCTGGCGTGCTGCTGATGCTGGTGATGCTGGCGGTGGGCCTCACCATCCAGCTCAGGCTGCCGCGCGACGAGATCGCGCCGCTGGCCACCGGGCTGCTGCTCAAGCTGGCACTGCTGCCGGCGCTCTCGCTCGCACTGGCACTGGGCGTCGGCCTGCGCGGCGGGGTGCTGCAGGTGGCGGTACTGGAGTCGGCGATGCCGCCGATGATCACGGCCGCGGCCCTGGCGATCTCGCACGGGCTGGCGCCGCGCCTGGCCGCGGCCATGGTCGGCTACGGCATCGTGCTGGCGATGGCGACGCTGCCGGCGTGGACGTATCTGCTGCAGCGGCTCGGGTGA
- the crcB gene encoding fluoride efflux transporter CrcB codes for MPPTLQALALVGLGGAAGSIARYLLATWTMHAATPQKFPLGTFVVNLAGCLVAGLLAGLAERHPGWLSPDLRLLLFVGLLGGFTTFSAFGLETAQLLRRGEWLVATGYVGGSVLLGIGAVWLGLRLVGKA; via the coding sequence ATGCCGCCGACGCTGCAGGCGCTGGCGCTGGTCGGCCTCGGCGGCGCGGCGGGGTCGATCGCGCGCTACCTGCTGGCGACGTGGACCATGCACGCGGCCACGCCGCAGAAATTCCCGCTGGGAACCTTCGTGGTGAACCTGGCCGGTTGCCTGGTCGCCGGCTTGCTCGCGGGCCTGGCAGAGCGCCATCCGGGATGGTTGTCGCCGGACCTGCGCCTGCTGCTGTTCGTCGGCCTGCTCGGCGGGTTCACCACGTTCTCGGCGTTCGGACTGGAAACCGCGCAACTGCTGCGGCGCGGCGAGTGGTTGGTGGCGACGGGTTACGTCGGCGGCAGCGTGCTGCTGGGCATCGGCGCCGTGTGGCTGGGCCTCAGGCTCGTCGGCAAGGCGTAG